From a single Brettanomyces bruxellensis chromosome 5, complete sequence genomic region:
- a CDS encoding uncharacterized protein (BUSCO:EOG09264XJC): MSVRQVVIPGDHIEVESQKNRSSITLGPHISLVPTIGTHTLNPTTVGLLEEKHLSAKRTVYYVEANSKRYLPESGDNVIGVIIGSFGDFYRVSLNDFSVPVVLNQFSFPNASKKNRPRLEVGDLIYARVESVNPNVDAEISCVDPTTGKAEGYGKLEGGMVFKVKLAYARNLLFDPNAHILTELVTKCKFEIAIGVNGKIWFKTDDILSTIACGRCIEKSQQWRDADIKANVEDAFAEMKKSKDEGDN; this comes from the coding sequence ATGAGTGTGAGGCAGGTGGTAATACCCGGCGATCATATAGAAGTTGAATCGCAGAAAAATAGGTCTTCAATAACATTAGGCCCTCATATATCTCTCGTACCTACAATTGGCACACACACGCTAAATCCAACCACTGTTGGACTTTTGGAGGAAAAACATCTTTCGGCTAAGCGTACAGTTTATTATGTTGAAGCAAATTCCAAAAGATATCTTCCCGAAAGTGGTGATAACGTTATTGGTGTCATCATAGGGTCGTTTGGAGATTTCTATAGGGTGTCTTTAAATGATTTTAGCGTGCCGGTTGTTCTTAACCAGTTCAGTTTTCCAAATGcgtcgaaaaaaaatagaccAAGACTTGAGGTTGGCGACTTGATATATGCCAGGGTGGAATCGGTGAATCCAAATGTGGATGCTGAAATCAGTTGTGTTGATCCAACCACGGGAAAAGCCGAAGGCTACGGTAAATTAGAAGGTGGAATGGTTTTTAAAGTTAAACTTGCATATGCAAGAAATCTCCTCTTCGATCCGAATGCACATATTCTTACAGAGTTGGTCACGAAGTGTAAATTTGAGATAGCAATTGGTGTGAACGGTAAAATATGGTTCAAAACGGATGACATTCTCAGCACTATAGCATGCGGAAGATGTATTGAAAAGAGTCAGCAGTGGAGAGATGCAGATATCAAAGCAAATGTGGAGGATGCTTTTGcggaaatgaaaaagtcGAAGGACGAAGGTGATAACTAA